A DNA window from Streptomyces sp. CA-278952 contains the following coding sequences:
- a CDS encoding excalibur calcium-binding domain-containing protein: MTETAKVTVTASPEPAPTVTKIKKVRVTVTAAPPQPKPEKKPAPREEDAGSDGSGSTSAYYKNCTAVRAADAAPIRAGDPGYGRHLDRDGDGVACE, encoded by the coding sequence GTGACGGAGACGGCAAAGGTCACGGTCACCGCGAGCCCGGAGCCGGCCCCGACGGTCACGAAGATCAAGAAGGTGCGGGTGACGGTCACAGCGGCACCACCGCAGCCGAAACCCGAGAAGAAGCCAGCACCCCGCGAAGAGGACGCAGGCAGTGACGGCTCGGGAAGCACGTCGGCGTACTACAAGAACTGCACCGCGGTCCGCGCCGCCGACGCCGCACCCATCAGAGCCGGCGACCCCGGGTACGGACGGCACCTGGACCGCGACGGAGACGGGGTCGCCTGCGAATAG
- a CDS encoding pirin family protein: protein MSNLDRQATPSVCGGRGFVVAEPVRELLAPRRVQLGEGTEVRRLLPNLGRRMVGAWAFVDHYGPDDIADEPGMQVPPHPHMGLQTVSWLHDGEVLHRDSLGSLQTVRPRELGLMTSGRAISHSEESPKEHARLLHGAQLWVALPEAHRNIEPHFQHHTDLPVVTAPGVTATVILGELDGAASPGTAYTPIVGADVTLAGGAETRLPLDRDFEYAVLSMSGEAEVDGVPVLPGSMLYLGCGRTELPLRAVSDAGLMLLGGEPFEEELVMFWNWIGRSQAEIEQARRDWMEGARFGKVKGYDGAPLPAPELPAVPLKARGRT from the coding sequence ATGAGCAATCTCGATCGCCAGGCCACCCCCTCCGTCTGCGGAGGGCGCGGCTTCGTCGTCGCCGAGCCCGTCCGTGAGCTTCTCGCCCCCCGCCGCGTCCAGCTCGGCGAGGGCACCGAGGTCCGCCGGCTGCTGCCCAATCTGGGCCGGCGCATGGTGGGCGCCTGGGCCTTTGTGGACCACTACGGCCCCGACGACATTGCCGACGAGCCCGGAATGCAGGTGCCGCCGCATCCCCACATGGGCCTCCAGACCGTCAGCTGGCTCCACGACGGGGAAGTCCTTCACCGGGACAGTCTCGGCAGCCTGCAGACGGTACGCCCCCGCGAACTGGGCCTGATGACCTCGGGTCGCGCCATCAGCCACTCCGAGGAGAGTCCGAAGGAACATGCCCGGCTGCTGCACGGAGCCCAGCTCTGGGTGGCCCTCCCGGAAGCGCACCGCAACATCGAGCCGCACTTCCAGCACCACACGGACCTGCCCGTCGTCACCGCCCCCGGCGTGACCGCCACCGTCATCCTGGGCGAACTGGACGGTGCGGCCTCGCCCGGCACCGCGTACACCCCCATCGTCGGCGCCGACGTGACCCTGGCCGGTGGCGCCGAGACCCGCCTGCCCCTGGACCGCGACTTCGAGTACGCGGTCCTGTCCATGTCGGGCGAGGCCGAGGTCGACGGCGTCCCCGTGCTGCCCGGCTCGATGCTCTACCTCGGCTGCGGGCGCACCGAACTGCCTCTGCGCGCCGTCTCCGACGCCGGGCTGATGCTCCTGGGCGGCGAGCCGTTCGAGGAGGAACTGGTCATGTTCTGGAACTGGATCGGACGTTCGCAGGCGGAGATCGAACAGGCCCGCCGGGACTGGATGGAAGGGGCACGGTTCGGCAAGGTCAAGGGATATGACGGGGCTCCGCTGCCTGCCCCTGAGTTGCCGGCGGTGCCGCTGAAGGCACGTGGAAGAACGTGA
- a CDS encoding tetratricopeptide repeat protein: MSETETYYEFGTAADRWDRAQMFFEAKEYLTAARILGGLVGEAPEQVAPRLLLARSYYHSARLGKAEQELRAVLELDPVESYAHLMLGRTLERQGRSADAAPHLRLAAALTGDFSPGAERP; encoded by the coding sequence GTGAGCGAGACCGAGACCTACTACGAGTTCGGCACCGCCGCCGACCGGTGGGACCGGGCGCAGATGTTCTTCGAGGCCAAGGAGTACCTGACGGCCGCGCGGATCCTGGGCGGACTCGTCGGGGAAGCGCCGGAGCAAGTCGCGCCGCGGCTGCTGCTGGCCCGCTCCTACTACCACTCCGCCCGGCTGGGCAAGGCGGAGCAGGAACTCCGGGCCGTTCTGGAGCTCGACCCGGTGGAGAGCTACGCGCACCTGATGCTGGGCCGGACGCTGGAGCGCCAGGGGCGCAGCGCCGACGCGGCGCCGCACCTGCGGTTGGCCGCCGCCCTCACCGGAGACTTCAGCCCCGGAGCCGAGCGCCCCTGA
- a CDS encoding 4'-phosphopantetheinyl transferase family protein, translated as MIERLLPADVSCAATRAATVPDGTLFPEEEALVAKSVAKRRNDFATARACARRAMAGLGLPPVAVLHGHRGRPLWPEGIVGSLTHCEGYRAAALAHAKGVLSLGIDAEPHAPLPTGVRELVTLPAERARIGPPVPEGKGEIHWDRVLFSAKESVFKTWYPVTGIELDFVEADLTFQQTGGRGGNDDTPQGGAAAEGTFAARLLLTDPALPTTLRGQWRIEDGIVATAVLVRPDWREGEGA; from the coding sequence GTGATCGAGCGACTGCTGCCCGCCGACGTCTCCTGTGCTGCCACCCGCGCGGCGACCGTCCCCGACGGAACCCTCTTCCCGGAGGAGGAGGCGCTGGTCGCCAAGAGCGTGGCCAAACGCAGGAACGACTTCGCGACGGCCCGCGCCTGCGCCCGGCGCGCCATGGCCGGACTCGGTCTGCCACCCGTGGCCGTGCTCCACGGCCACCGGGGACGACCGCTGTGGCCCGAGGGAATCGTCGGCAGCCTCACTCACTGCGAGGGGTACCGGGCGGCCGCTCTGGCCCACGCGAAGGGCGTGCTGTCGCTCGGCATCGACGCGGAACCGCACGCCCCGCTCCCCACCGGCGTACGGGAGTTGGTGACCCTGCCCGCCGAACGTGCCCGGATCGGTCCGCCCGTGCCGGAGGGGAAGGGCGAAATCCACTGGGATCGTGTCCTGTTCAGTGCCAAGGAGAGCGTCTTCAAGACCTGGTATCCGGTCACGGGCATCGAACTCGATTTCGTCGAGGCGGACTTGACGTTCCAGCAAACGGGCGGTCGAGGCGGCAACGACGACACGCCTCAAGGGGGCGCTGCCGCCGAGGGCACGTTCGCCGCGCGTCTGCTCCTCACGGACCCGGCCCTGCCGACGACGCTGCGCGGGCAGTGGCGGATCGAGGACGGCATCGTCGCCACCGCCGTACTGGTCCGGCCCGACTGGCGGGAGGGCGAGGGGGCGTGA
- a CDS encoding metallophosphoesterase family protein: MTPPSDPAPHGAPTAVPAPGDGGRQERAGRLLAVSDLHAAVTDNRAIVESLHPTSDADWLIVAGDVAETPEAIRWTLGLLAERFAHVIWTPGNHELWTLAQDPVQLRGQARYDHLVELCRDLGVTTPEDPFPLWPGPDGPVAIAPLFLLYDYTFRAPGTHTKEESLAVAHESGIVCNDEYLLHPDPYPTREDWCRARVAATGRRLAEHDPEIPLVLAGHWPLVREPTSVMWYPEFAQWCGTELTADWHRRFNVTAVVYGHLHIPRTTWYDGVRFEEVSIGYPREWRERGHPRGLLRQILPYEGQPAPPARTDAEPSAQRRTPGGSS; encoded by the coding sequence ATGACGCCTCCGAGCGACCCCGCACCGCACGGTGCCCCCACTGCCGTTCCCGCCCCCGGCGACGGGGGCCGACAGGAGCGCGCGGGCCGTCTGCTGGCCGTGAGCGACCTGCACGCCGCGGTGACCGACAACCGGGCCATCGTGGAGTCCCTGCACCCGACGTCCGACGCGGACTGGCTGATCGTCGCCGGCGACGTGGCGGAGACGCCCGAAGCCATCCGGTGGACGCTCGGACTCCTCGCGGAGCGCTTCGCCCACGTGATCTGGACCCCCGGCAACCACGAGCTGTGGACCCTGGCCCAGGATCCGGTCCAACTGCGCGGCCAGGCCCGCTACGACCACCTCGTGGAGCTGTGCCGGGACCTCGGAGTGACGACTCCGGAAGACCCGTTCCCGCTCTGGCCGGGCCCGGACGGACCGGTGGCGATCGCGCCGCTCTTCCTCCTGTACGACTACACCTTCCGCGCCCCGGGAACGCACACGAAGGAGGAGTCGCTGGCCGTCGCGCACGAGTCCGGCATCGTCTGCAACGACGAATACCTCCTGCACCCGGACCCCTACCCGACGCGGGAGGACTGGTGCCGCGCCCGGGTCGCCGCGACCGGACGCCGGCTCGCGGAGCACGACCCCGAGATACCCCTCGTCCTCGCCGGGCACTGGCCGCTGGTCCGGGAACCCACGTCGGTCATGTGGTATCCGGAGTTCGCCCAGTGGTGCGGCACCGAACTGACCGCCGACTGGCACCGGCGCTTCAACGTCACCGCCGTCGTCTACGGCCACCTCCACATCCCCCGTACGACCTGGTACGACGGGGTGCGCTTCGAGGAGGTCTCCATCGGCTACCCCAGGGAGTGGCGCGAGAGGGGGCACCCGCGAGGCCTGCTGCGGCAGATCCTCCCCTACGAGGGGCAACCCGCCCCACCGGCCCGCACCGACGCCGAACCGTCCGCGCAGCGGCGCACCCCCGGAGGCTCCTCGTGA